Proteins from a single region of Chitinophagales bacterium:
- a CDS encoding YceI family protein: MEYTKKTLLALAASFFVLFATAQAKYSAKDNMSLIVSGTSTLHDWDMKSSKGDCAAAFATNASGALTSLTSLQFSTRTEFLKSDKSAMDKNAYKALKAEANPVITFTANSGSVTGSEAAGYQIKSTGKLTIAGATRDEEVVAFCKVNPDKSITVTGSTKISMKDFGMTPPSFMMGTIKTGNDVVLKFNLTLKK, translated from the coding sequence ATGGAATACACTAAAAAAACATTACTAGCCTTAGCTGCATCTTTTTTTGTTTTGTTTGCTACAGCTCAAGCTAAGTATAGCGCTAAAGACAATATGAGTCTCATTGTCAGCGGAACCTCCACTTTGCACGACTGGGATATGAAATCTTCTAAAGGTGATTGTGCAGCAGCATTTGCAACAAATGCATCTGGAGCATTAACTAGTTTAACATCCCTCCAGTTTTCAACAAGAACAGAATTTTTAAAGAGTGACAAATCAGCTATGGATAAAAATGCTTACAAGGCATTGAAAGCTGAAGCAAATCCAGTAATCACATTTACAGCCAACAGTGGTTCTGTTACTGGTTCTGAGGCAGCAGGCTATCAGATCAAGTCAACAGGTAAATTAACCATTGCCGGAGCAACAAGAGATGAAGAAGTTGTTGCCTTCTGTAAAGTGAATCCTGATAAAAGCATCACAGTAACCGGTAGTACTAAAATCAGTATGAAAGATTTTGGTATGACTCCTCCCTCATTTATGATGGGTACCATCAAAACCGGTAATGATGTTGTCTTGAAGTTCAACCTAACCCTGAAAAAATAA
- a CDS encoding cytochrome-c peroxidase: MRKWPIIYLFSVSILLLFILHACRKKDAFVYNPNYLNFTTPAGWPAPVYNFDSNRITQEGFELGRRLFYDPQLSIDNTISCGSCHQQFAAFTHADHPLAHGINNQSTKRNPPGLFNLAWKANFHQDGGINHLDLQPLAPITASNEMGESISNVLNKLKRDARYPTMFQAAFGDPEINTQRMNKALSQFMLMLVSANSKYDKVMRGETSFTLPEQLGYAIFKDKCASCHKEPLFTDMSYRNNGAPIDPFLKDFGRMGITKLAADSLKFIVPSLRNIAYTNPYGHDGRWFSLQNVFTHYTSEVVNGGTTDPLLRNRIALTNFEIGQLQAFLFTLSDSSFVKDPRFAEVK; encoded by the coding sequence ATGCGTAAATGGCCCATCATATATCTTTTCAGCGTAAGCATCCTACTGCTATTCATTTTGCATGCCTGCAGAAAGAAAGACGCATTTGTCTACAATCCCAACTATCTCAATTTTACCACACCTGCTGGATGGCCTGCGCCAGTATACAATTTCGATAGCAATCGCATTACACAAGAAGGCTTTGAACTGGGTAGAAGACTATTTTACGATCCACAACTCAGCATAGACAATACCATCAGCTGCGGTTCTTGTCACCAACAGTTTGCTGCATTCACCCACGCAGATCATCCACTCGCACATGGCATCAATAATCAATCCACCAAACGCAATCCACCAGGCTTGTTCAATCTGGCTTGGAAAGCCAACTTCCATCAGGATGGGGGCATCAATCATCTGGACCTGCAGCCACTTGCGCCTATTACCGCTTCCAATGAAATGGGCGAAAGCATCAGCAATGTGCTGAATAAACTCAAGCGAGATGCACGCTACCCCACTATGTTTCAAGCTGCTTTTGGTGATCCAGAAATCAATACCCAACGTATGAATAAGGCCCTAAGCCAGTTTATGCTGATGCTGGTAAGCGCCAACAGTAAGTACGATAAAGTGATGCGCGGCGAAACCAGCTTCACCCTGCCAGAACAATTGGGTTATGCCATTTTCAAAGACAAATGCGCTAGCTGCCACAAGGAACCCTTGTTTACCGATATGAGTTATCGCAATAACGGTGCCCCTATCGATCCATTCCTGAAAGACTTTGGCCGAATGGGGATTACAAAACTTGCTGCTGACTCACTAAAGTTCATCGTACCCAGTTTAAGAAATATCGCCTACACCAATCCATATGGTCACGACGGGCGTTGGTTCTCTTTACAGAATGTATTTACCCATTACACCAGCGAAGTAGTGAACGGTGGCACAACCGATCCATTATTGAGAAACAGAATCGCACTCACCAATTTTGAAATTGGTCAGTTACAAGCATTTCTCTTTACACTTAGCGATTCCAGCTTTGTGAAAGACCCACGCTTTGCCGAAGTGAAATAG
- a CDS encoding polysaccharide biosynthesis C-terminal domain-containing protein — MSGIKKLAGQTLWYGLPTIASRFLGYLMNLSLPLFFAMPAKTADLTQVYALIPFLNVLFTYGLETAYFRFSKEEDQQKLYNTLSVSLLASSILFAAGLLLMKDQIISWAGLEAHPNFAYWMTGIIFFDALSTLAFAKLRQENRPKKYALVRISSVIINLTAVIVFLGILPNYMPNHPESFFHYIWNDALGIDYYLLGNLVGSIVTFLLLFKEFSSIRFELDFQLWKKVMQYSYPLIIVGMGGMVNDMLSRLIYQHVVNLPEEAAKHELGIFGNIYRLAVLITIMIQAFRMAAEPFFFSQQKNDDAQKVYARVMKFFVIACCFMFLFISLFIDAFGWFFMAINKPLWVEGLYIVPLLALGNVFLGIYYNLSIWYKLTNKNLYGAYITIGGAVITIVLNIVLIPRLHYLGAAIATFVCYLFMMMISYIQGQRYYPVPYNVKKLTAYITVAVLAYGVHRGIVYFYDAIWLNLLAALLLFALFSRLVIWAEKRELQQLPLIGKWIR; from the coding sequence TTGAGCGGCATCAAAAAATTAGCAGGACAAACACTCTGGTATGGTTTACCCACCATTGCCAGTAGGTTCTTGGGTTATCTCATGAACCTATCCCTGCCTTTGTTTTTTGCTATGCCGGCAAAAACTGCTGACCTCACACAGGTATATGCGCTGATTCCGTTTTTGAATGTATTGTTTACTTATGGATTAGAAACAGCCTATTTCCGTTTTAGTAAAGAAGAAGACCAACAGAAACTATACAACACACTTTCGGTTTCACTACTCGCCTCAAGTATTTTGTTTGCTGCCGGCTTATTACTGATGAAAGACCAGATCATCAGCTGGGCAGGCCTGGAAGCACATCCCAACTTTGCCTACTGGATGACGGGCATTATTTTCTTTGACGCATTAAGCACCCTGGCTTTTGCCAAGCTTCGTCAGGAGAATCGTCCAAAAAAATATGCATTGGTAAGGATTAGCAGCGTCATCATCAACCTTACAGCAGTTATTGTATTTCTGGGTATTCTACCCAATTATATGCCCAATCATCCCGAATCATTTTTCCACTATATCTGGAATGATGCATTGGGCATTGATTATTACCTGCTGGGCAATCTGGTTGGCAGTATCGTTACTTTCTTATTACTCTTCAAAGAGTTTAGCTCCATCCGATTTGAACTAGATTTCCAACTCTGGAAGAAAGTGATGCAATACAGCTATCCACTCATCATCGTAGGTATGGGCGGCATGGTGAATGATATGCTGAGCAGACTGATTTATCAGCATGTAGTGAACCTGCCGGAAGAAGCAGCCAAGCATGAGCTGGGCATCTTTGGCAATATTTACCGTCTGGCAGTCCTCATCACCATCATGATTCAGGCATTCCGCATGGCTGCAGAACCATTCTTTTTTAGTCAGCAAAAAAATGATGATGCACAGAAAGTCTATGCACGCGTAATGAAGTTTTTTGTCATCGCTTGCTGTTTTATGTTCCTCTTCATCAGCTTATTCATTGATGCATTTGGCTGGTTCTTTATGGCTATCAATAAGCCATTGTGGGTAGAAGGCTTATACATTGTACCCTTACTAGCATTAGGCAATGTTTTCCTCGGCATCTATTACAACCTCAGCATTTGGTATAAACTCACCAATAAGAATCTCTACGGTGCTTATATCACCATTGGTGGTGCTGTAATCACCATTGTGTTGAACATCGTACTCATACCCAGATTGCATTACCTCGGCGCAGCCATAGCCACCTTTGTCTGTTACCTGTTCATGATGATGATCAGTTATATACAAGGGCAACGCTATTATCCTGTACCCTACAATGTAAAAAAGCTTACGGCTTATATCACCGTCGCGGTTTTGGCCTATGGTGTACACAGGGGCATCGTTTACTTCTATGATGCCATTTGGCTAAACCTCTTAGCCGCCCTACTCTTGTTTGCCCTATTCAGTCGCCTAGTGATCTGGGCAGAAAAAAGAGAATTACAACAGCTGCCGCTTATTGGCAAATGGATTCGTTGA
- a CDS encoding YceI family protein: MVIRQFSIWVLLFAGIHFAFSPAAPTYRWSVLKSSHLRVFGTTNVNKFNCDIAEYAALDTISCNRVKQKEGYTMAGGLQLDVKSFNCHNPIMTSDLRKTLKSKDYPYLYVRFINIAKLPDLKPSAETIGGWVEIEIAGVVRRFDMQYIISSASAEQVVLSGKRQLLFSDFNITPPSRLGGMIKVNNELEVSFTLQMRPV; this comes from the coding sequence ATGGTTATTAGACAATTTTCAATATGGGTACTCTTGTTTGCAGGTATTCACTTTGCATTTAGTCCTGCTGCACCCACTTACCGCTGGTCAGTGTTGAAGAGCAGCCATCTTCGTGTTTTTGGTACGACTAATGTCAACAAATTCAACTGCGATATTGCTGAATATGCAGCATTGGATACTATTTCCTGTAATAGAGTAAAGCAGAAAGAAGGTTATACCATGGCCGGAGGTTTGCAGTTAGATGTGAAAAGTTTCAACTGTCATAATCCTATTATGACTAGTGATCTTAGGAAAACGTTGAAGTCAAAAGATTATCCTTATCTATATGTTCGTTTTATCAATATTGCTAAGCTGCCAGATTTAAAGCCAAGTGCTGAAACCATTGGCGGCTGGGTGGAAATTGAGATTGCAGGTGTGGTGCGCAGATTTGATATGCAATACATTATTTCATCTGCCAGTGCAGAGCAAGTAGTGTTATCTGGCAAAAGACAGTTGTTGTTTTCTGACTTTAATATAACCCCGCCCTCTCGCCTAGGCGGTATGATCAAAGTGAACAATGAATTGGAAGTATCTTTTACACTGCAGATGCGTCCTGTGTAA
- the tig gene encoding trigger factor, with protein MATITRENIGLLTDKLTVTVGKNDYFARFEQSLKKYAKTANIPGFRKGMVPAGLVKKMYGQSVFTDEVLRTVETELNTYLNNEKLEIFAQPLPLDNDARALDLNNPSDYIFAFEIGLKPAISINTNGIKVTKYEIEVTEAMIDEEVSRLQVRNGKMTEPESLETEEHVLNVKFVEADAKGNAVEGGINKDNSLLVKYFAEGFRKNLIGKKKDDVVTLQLSKAFDDKELEVILSDLGLTKEDADKHFNLQITKVGLVEKAPLEEALFLATYPNKEIKTAEEFRNEVKAEIARYYESQSRNQIHDQIYHHLIDHTSIELPEAFLKRWLQTGGEKPKTAEEAEQEFPSFASQLKWTLISSQLIADNNIEVNPDDIKAFARQQLFSYMGGQILDENQPWVEDYVNRMMQDRKFVEDTYHRVSTDKLFSTLETQVNASPEKISAEAFAEKLHHHHH; from the coding sequence ATGGCAACGATTACTAGAGAGAACATCGGTCTGTTAACAGACAAACTGACCGTAACTGTGGGCAAGAACGATTATTTCGCCCGCTTTGAACAAAGCCTGAAGAAATACGCAAAAACAGCCAATATTCCAGGCTTCCGTAAGGGTATGGTTCCTGCAGGATTGGTGAAAAAGATGTATGGCCAGAGCGTATTTACAGATGAGGTACTCCGCACAGTTGAAACTGAACTGAACACCTACCTGAATAACGAAAAGCTGGAAATTTTTGCGCAGCCACTGCCACTGGACAATGATGCCCGTGCATTGGACCTGAACAATCCAAGCGATTACATTTTTGCTTTTGAAATTGGCTTGAAGCCCGCTATCAGCATCAACACCAATGGTATTAAAGTAACCAAGTATGAAATCGAGGTTACTGAAGCCATGATTGATGAAGAAGTAAGCCGTTTGCAGGTACGTAATGGCAAAATGACAGAGCCTGAAAGCCTGGAAACAGAAGAGCATGTGCTAAACGTAAAATTTGTTGAAGCTGATGCAAAAGGCAATGCGGTTGAAGGTGGCATCAACAAAGACAACTCTTTATTGGTAAAATATTTCGCTGAAGGATTCCGCAAGAACCTGATCGGCAAGAAAAAAGACGATGTTGTTACCCTGCAATTGAGCAAGGCTTTCGATGATAAGGAACTGGAAGTTATTCTGAGCGATTTAGGTTTAACCAAAGAAGATGCTGACAAGCATTTCAACCTCCAAATCACCAAAGTTGGCTTGGTGGAAAAAGCACCTTTAGAAGAAGCACTCTTCTTGGCTACTTATCCAAACAAGGAAATCAAGACTGCAGAAGAATTTCGCAACGAAGTGAAGGCTGAGATTGCTCGTTACTATGAGTCACAAAGCCGCAATCAAATCCACGATCAGATTTATCACCACCTGATTGATCATACAAGCATTGAATTACCTGAAGCTTTCTTGAAGCGTTGGTTACAAACCGGCGGTGAAAAGCCTAAAACAGCTGAAGAAGCTGAGCAGGAATTCCCATCTTTTGCTAGTCAATTGAAGTGGACTTTGATCAGCAGCCAATTGATTGCTGACAATAATATTGAAGTAAATCCTGATGATATCAAGGCTTTCGCCAGACAGCAATTGTTCAGCTATATGGGCGGACAAATTCTAGATGAGAACCAACCTTGGGTTGAAGACTATGTAAACCGCATGATGCAGGACCGCAAGTTTGTTGAAGACACTTACCATCGTGTAAGCACAGACAAGCTCTTCAGCACCTTGGAAACACAGGTAAACGCAAGCCCTGAAAAAATCAGTGCTGAAGCTTTCGCAGAAAAGCTGCACCACCACCATCATTAA
- a CDS encoding Gfo/Idh/MocA family oxidoreductase, producing MKKQYPRRQFIRDAAMVAGAFTIVPRHVLGRGFIAPSDKLNIAGIGVGGKGQSDLAEFAKSPNVNIVSLCDVDERMSKVSRNKFSKASYYQDFREMLEKEKNNIDAVSVSTPDHTHAVAALAAMQLGKHVYVQKPLTHDIYEARILTQAAQKYKVVTQMGNQGGSGEGVRKMKEWYMAGLIGDVHTVHCWTNRPVWPQGVPTPSGKHDIPKELNWDLWLGPAKYIDFNPAYVPFSWRGWWAFGTGALGDMACHIMDPVFRILPILYPSEVECSVANIWKEMWNEGNYVDGCPPASIIHLTYPRKDKKGTIKVSWMDGGLQPKRPDELLPDEPMGNWDGGVIFEGTKGKMMCGCYGENPTLLPTKRMKEVNLPKPTLKRVTEGHYLQWVNACMAGYGKAETSSSFDYAGPFTESILMGNLAIRSWQMKNPKLKGWDDKYLGRKKLLWDAANMKITNFDEANQFVRREYRDGWSFSL from the coding sequence ATGAAGAAGCAATATCCACGCCGACAGTTTATCAGAGACGCCGCCATGGTTGCAGGCGCATTCACCATCGTTCCACGTCACGTATTAGGCAGAGGCTTTATCGCACCAAGCGACAAACTCAATATCGCCGGCATTGGTGTAGGTGGAAAGGGACAAAGCGATTTGGCTGAATTTGCCAAGAGCCCCAACGTGAATATTGTATCGCTATGCGATGTGGATGAGCGCATGAGCAAGGTTTCCAGAAACAAGTTTTCCAAAGCCAGCTACTATCAAGATTTCCGCGAGATGCTGGAAAAGGAAAAAAACAATATTGATGCAGTCTCTGTATCTACCCCAGATCACACACACGCGGTAGCTGCTTTAGCTGCCATGCAATTGGGCAAACACGTGTACGTGCAAAAGCCACTCACGCATGATATCTATGAAGCACGCATTCTAACCCAAGCTGCACAAAAATATAAAGTAGTTACGCAGATGGGTAACCAAGGCGGTAGTGGTGAAGGTGTACGCAAAATGAAGGAATGGTATATGGCCGGACTGATTGGCGATGTGCACACCGTGCATTGCTGGACCAACAGACCAGTATGGCCACAAGGTGTGCCAACGCCTTCAGGCAAACATGATATTCCTAAAGAATTGAATTGGGATCTTTGGTTAGGCCCTGCGAAATACATTGATTTCAACCCTGCTTATGTGCCATTCAGTTGGCGTGGATGGTGGGCATTCGGTACAGGTGCGCTTGGCGATATGGCTTGTCATATCATGGATCCTGTATTCCGTATTCTGCCTATTCTATATCCATCAGAAGTAGAATGTAGTGTCGCGAATATTTGGAAGGAAATGTGGAATGAAGGCAACTATGTAGATGGTTGTCCGCCCGCATCTATCATTCACCTTACTTATCCAAGAAAAGACAAGAAAGGTACCATTAAAGTAAGTTGGATGGATGGTGGCTTACAACCCAAGCGTCCTGATGAGTTGTTGCCAGATGAACCCATGGGCAACTGGGATGGTGGTGTGATTTTCGAAGGCACCAAGGGTAAAATGATGTGCGGCTGTTATGGTGAAAACCCAACGCTATTACCAACCAAGCGCATGAAAGAAGTGAACTTACCTAAACCAACTTTAAAGCGTGTTACTGAAGGCCATTACCTCCAATGGGTAAATGCTTGTATGGCTGGTTATGGTAAAGCAGAAACCAGTTCTAGCTTTGATTATGCCGGTCCGTTTACAGAAAGCATTTTAATGGGTAATCTGGCAATCAGAAGCTGGCAGATGAAAAATCCAAAACTGAAAGGCTGGGATGATAAATACCTCGGCAGGAAGAAACTCCTGTGGGATGCAGCCAATATGAAGATCACCAACTTCGATGAAGCCAATCAGTTTGTCCGCAGAGAATACCGCGATGGCTGGAGTTTCAGTCTCTAA
- the arfB gene encoding aminoacyl-tRNA hydrolase: MKIAITHEIVFRTARSGGKGGQNVNKVETMAEGRWNIAASALFSEAQKQIIFQKLANKINKEGILIAQAQSARTQLANKQQVIEKMHHWIEQALTVKKARIATKATKQSKEKRLEQKKKHSQHKQLRQKPRLTD, from the coding sequence GTGAAGATAGCTATTACCCATGAGATCGTTTTCCGTACCGCGAGAAGTGGCGGCAAGGGCGGACAAAACGTCAACAAAGTAGAAACCATGGCCGAGGGCCGATGGAATATTGCTGCATCAGCATTATTCAGTGAAGCCCAAAAACAAATTATTTTCCAAAAACTGGCCAATAAAATCAATAAAGAAGGCATCCTAATTGCACAAGCACAATCAGCGAGAACACAGCTGGCCAATAAGCAGCAAGTGATTGAGAAAATGCATCATTGGATTGAACAAGCCCTCACCGTGAAAAAAGCCCGGATTGCCACAAAAGCTACCAAGCAATCCAAAGAGAAAAGACTGGAACAAAAGAAAAAACACAGCCAGCATAAACAACTCAGACAAAAACCTCGTTTAACTGATTAA
- a CDS encoding FAD-binding oxidoreductase → MFRDKDSILIHTLTKEISPKRIKTSLVDRMAYAGDAGFYHLLPKAVVQPINENEINILFEIANSYKTPLCFRAAGTSLSGQSITDGILVDIGKHWRGITPLENGKLVKVQPGIIGSMVNYFLLPYKTKIGPDPSSINAAMMGGILSNNSSGMCCGVAYNSYHTLKTIRFILPNGNTYDTANQSDYTKFIEEESTLTALLTEQRKQILCNPELLDKLRHKYKTKNTVGYSLNALIDYEHPLDIFAHLLIGAEGTLAYISEAVMQTIPVQPATATAMLYFPTISSACAAIAPLNATGAAVLELMDRASLRSVETMKGLPDFFTTLPETAACLLCEYQAEDLASLDIQLQKAASILNGLALLHPAEFTRDHQLRDFYWKIRKGMFPSVGAVRARGTTVILEDVAFPVELLADAVTALQALFKKYAYDNAIIFGHAKDGNIHFVITQLLDTPVEIDRYDRFLKEMVDLVLHEYKGTLKAEHGTGRNMAPFVEAEWGGDLYTIMQSIKSTVDPNNILNPGVIINADKDAHIRHLKQMPVVEAEVDKCIECGYCEPLCPSRDVTLSPRQRIQVRRALKQLETAGDQSSYNTLLKEYQYAGLDTCATDGLCQVECPVYINTGDLVKRLRRENHNKTANRTAEWVARNFGFAEKMIRVALQSGSLANKLFGASFMYRFTGLLQKITPSFPRWWNELHPAPRLPQTNTSNAGVVYFSSCLHRMMGGTEPKSIQQTFMDVCNKAGIQVYLPEDLPGHCCGQAFSSKGYQSAANLMEEKTIDALLRWTNNGAIPVVCDFTSCTYTFLKNQQHLSPAYQEKFSRIKLLDCIEYLQTSVAPKLPINKKKQQVSLHPSCAAIKLNLSKSMEATAALCSEQVYTPAYASCCGMAGDRGFIFPELTQSASAKEITHLIDSEGYYSTALTCEMALSHHSGRPYTHLVYLLDEVSS, encoded by the coding sequence ATGTTTAGAGACAAGGATAGCATACTGATACATACTTTAACTAAAGAAATTTCTCCCAAACGCATCAAAACCAGTTTGGTAGATAGAATGGCCTATGCGGGGGATGCAGGCTTCTACCATTTATTGCCCAAAGCAGTTGTACAGCCTATCAACGAAAATGAAATCAATATATTATTTGAAATAGCTAACAGCTATAAGACACCACTATGTTTCAGAGCGGCAGGCACTTCTTTGTCCGGACAAAGCATTACAGATGGCATTCTTGTAGATATTGGCAAGCATTGGCGAGGCATTACACCATTAGAGAATGGCAAATTGGTAAAAGTGCAGCCAGGTATTATTGGCAGTATGGTGAACTACTTTCTTTTACCATATAAAACCAAGATCGGACCAGACCCTTCTTCTATCAATGCGGCTATGATGGGGGGTATTCTTTCTAACAATTCATCTGGTATGTGTTGTGGTGTTGCCTATAATTCCTACCATACACTTAAAACCATCAGATTCATTCTTCCAAATGGCAATACTTATGATACCGCAAATCAATCAGACTATACAAAGTTTATTGAAGAAGAATCTACACTTACAGCATTACTAACTGAGCAGCGCAAGCAAATACTCTGTAATCCGGAATTACTGGACAAACTGCGCCACAAATACAAAACCAAGAACACTGTTGGCTATAGCTTAAATGCATTAATTGATTACGAGCATCCACTCGACATATTCGCACACTTACTTATTGGTGCTGAAGGCACATTGGCTTATATATCAGAAGCAGTGATGCAAACCATCCCTGTGCAGCCAGCCACAGCTACAGCAATGCTCTACTTCCCTACTATTTCCTCCGCTTGCGCAGCCATTGCGCCATTAAATGCGACTGGCGCAGCTGTGTTGGAATTAATGGACAGGGCTTCACTGAGGAGTGTAGAGACGATGAAGGGATTACCTGATTTTTTCACCACACTTCCAGAAACAGCTGCATGCTTATTGTGTGAATACCAAGCAGAAGATTTGGCATCATTAGATATTCAACTACAAAAAGCTGCTTCCATCCTTAATGGATTAGCATTGTTACATCCTGCCGAATTCACTAGAGACCATCAACTGCGCGATTTCTATTGGAAAATCCGTAAAGGCATGTTTCCTAGCGTGGGTGCTGTTCGCGCAAGAGGCACTACAGTTATATTAGAAGACGTAGCCTTCCCAGTAGAACTATTGGCTGATGCAGTTACTGCGCTGCAGGCATTATTTAAAAAATATGCTTACGATAATGCCATCATCTTCGGCCACGCAAAAGATGGCAATATCCATTTCGTCATCACACAATTATTGGATACACCAGTAGAGATTGATCGCTACGATCGATTCTTAAAAGAGATGGTGGACTTAGTCTTGCATGAATACAAGGGCACATTAAAAGCGGAACATGGTACCGGCAGAAATATGGCACCATTTGTTGAAGCAGAATGGGGCGGCGACTTGTATACCATCATGCAATCCATCAAATCAACAGTTGATCCTAACAATATCCTTAACCCCGGCGTCATCATCAATGCAGATAAGGATGCACATATCCGCCACTTAAAACAAATGCCTGTTGTTGAAGCGGAGGTTGATAAGTGTATCGAATGTGGTTATTGCGAACCACTATGTCCAAGTAGAGATGTGACACTTTCGCCCAGACAACGCATTCAAGTAAGAAGGGCTTTGAAACAACTAGAAACCGCAGGCGACCAATCATCGTATAATACGCTATTAAAAGAATACCAATATGCAGGATTAGACACCTGTGCAACTGACGGACTTTGTCAAGTGGAATGTCCTGTATACATCAACACAGGTGATCTGGTCAAAAGGTTACGCCGCGAGAACCACAACAAAACAGCCAATCGAACTGCAGAGTGGGTTGCGCGCAATTTTGGCTTTGCAGAGAAAATGATTCGTGTTGCATTACAATCGGGATCTTTGGCCAATAAACTATTTGGAGCCTCTTTCATGTATCGCTTCACAGGTTTGCTACAAAAAATCACACCCAGCTTTCCTCGCTGGTGGAATGAATTGCATCCAGCGCCAAGATTACCTCAAACCAACACAAGCAATGCTGGTGTAGTCTATTTCTCTTCTTGTTTACATAGAATGATGGGCGGCACAGAACCTAAATCCATCCAACAAACATTTATGGATGTCTGTAACAAAGCAGGCATACAAGTATATCTACCGGAAGATTTGCCCGGCCATTGCTGCGGACAAGCATTCAGCAGTAAAGGGTATCAGTCGGCCGCCAACCTGATGGAAGAAAAAACCATTGATGCTTTATTGCGCTGGACAAATAATGGCGCCATACCCGTCGTGTGCGATTTCACTTCCTGTACTTATACATTCCTGAAAAATCAACAGCATTTATCGCCTGCTTATCAGGAAAAGTTCAGTCGGATAAAATTACTCGACTGTATCGAGTATCTGCAGACAAGTGTTGCGCCCAAGCTTCCTATCAATAAGAAAAAACAACAGGTTAGCTTACACCCCTCTTGCGCTGCCATCAAATTGAATCTGAGCAAATCCATGGAGGCTACGGCTGCCCTATGTAGCGAGCAAGTGTATACACCGGCTTATGCAAGTTGTTGTGGTATGGCGGGCGACCGGGGCTTTATTTTTCCAGAGCTGACCCAGTCGGCCAGCGCCAAAGAAATTACGCATCTCATTGATTCTGAGGGATATTACAGCACAGCTCTTACCTGTGAGATGGCACTAAGCCACCACAGCGGAAGGCCTTACACCCACTTGGTTTATCTGCTGGATGAAGTAAGTAGCTAG
- a CDS encoding ATP-dependent Clp protease proteolytic subunit produces MSLGKEFERFAIKHRNISSATLHNYGNHITNLTPYIIEERPLNVASMDVFSRLMMDRIIFLGEGINDYVANIVTAQLLFLESTDRTRDIQMYINSPGGSVYAGMGIYDTMQFISPDVSTICTGIAASMGAVLLCAGVNGKRTALKHSRIMLHQPSGAIGGQATDIEITAREIKKIKQELYEVISNHSGKDIETVAADCDRDFWMTAAEAKAYGLVDEVLLTNPRKEKK; encoded by the coding sequence ATGAGTCTTGGAAAAGAATTTGAAAGGTTCGCGATAAAACACCGCAATATCAGCTCTGCAACTTTGCACAATTACGGTAATCATATCACCAATCTTACACCCTATATTATTGAAGAAAGACCACTGAATGTGGCCAGCATGGATGTATTCAGCCGATTGATGATGGACCGTATTATATTTCTCGGCGAAGGCATCAACGACTATGTAGCCAATATCGTTACAGCACAGTTGCTTTTCTTGGAGAGTACGGACAGAACACGCGATATCCAGATGTATATCAACAGCCCCGGCGGAAGTGTTTATGCAGGCATGGGCATCTATGATACCATGCAATTCATCAGCCCTGATGTAAGCACCATCTGTACCGGCATAGCAGCCAGTATGGGCGCTGTATTACTTTGCGCTGGTGTGAACGGCAAGCGTACTGCACTCAAGCACAGCCGCATCATGTTGCATCAACCAAGTGGCGCTATTGGCGGACAAGCAACCGATATTGAAATCACTGCACGCGAAATCAAAAAGATCAAGCAGGAATTGTATGAAGTAATCTCAAACCATTCCGGCAAAGACATTGAAACTGTTGCTGCAGATTGCGACCGCGATTTCTGGATGACTGCTGCGGAAGCAAAAGCATACGGACTGGTGGATGAAGTATTACTGACCAATCCGAGAAAAGAAAAGAAATAA